GATTCTCTATTCTTGCAAAAACCCACTACAGGGAAATAAAGAGCCAGGAGAGGAATAATATGGTGTCTCCTGATACTAGCGATCGCCCCTTGATTGATCGGGGATTAACTGCTGAACAAGTTCGCTTGAGTCGTCACCGTTATGGTAGTAATAGTTTAACGCCTCCTCAACGAAAACCCTGGTGGCATCTTTACCTAGAAAAGTTTGCCGATCCGGTGATTCGTATTTTAATGATTGCGGCAATTATTGCTTTGGGAATTGGTATTTTTCAGAATGAATATGCTGAAGCGTTGGGAATTTTAATGGCGATTTTTTTGTCCACAACCTTAGCTTTTTTCAATGAATATAAAGCAAATCAAGCCTTTGAATTATTAAATCATGTTTACGATCAGACTCCTATTAAGGTAATTCGTGATGGTAAGTTTGCTCAAATTCCGCGTCAAGATTTAGTGGTTGGGGATATTGTTTTTGCTGAACAAGGGGATGAAGTTCCGGCGGATGGTGAATTGTTAGAAGCAGTCGCTTTATTGGTGGATCAGTCAAAAATTACAGGGGAATCTAACCCAATTAAAAAGTTAGCAAAAACCTCTGGAAATTTTGATCTTTCTCATAATGGAACTTATCCGCCTTTTTATGTTCATCGTAGCACCATTGTGGCTCAAGGTCATGGTGTTTTTCAAGTTACTGCTGTGGGTGATCGCAGTGAAATTGGGCAACTCGCACAGGCGGTTATTTCTATTGAGGATGGTCAATTAACGCCCTTAAATCTTCAATTAGAAAAGCTAAGTCAGTTAATTGGTATTGTTGGCTTATTGATTGCGAGTTTAACTTTTTTTAGTTTGTTGTTAAGGGGTTTCTGGACACAAGAGATAAATCTTATTTCCTCTCAGGTTTATTTACTATTTTTATTGATTTTTAGTGCAATTATGGCGTTAATTCCTGTCTGGTTGCCGATTCTAGAAGATGGGGTAAATGCTCTTAATATCTCTTTAAATTTTTCTCGATTTCTTCCCAATAATTCCCTTATTCAATGGCTGATAAGTTTAGGACTAGGGAGTTTATTATTGATGGGAGGTATTGCTGTTAGTTATTTGGGGGAATGGAACATCCCTTTAGGAACAGTTTGGCTTCCCAAGGAAGTTGGGATAAGTCTTCTTAATTATTTCATGGTTGCTGTGACAATTATTGTGGTTGCTGTCCCTGAAGGATTAGCCATGAGCGTCACTTTATCTTTAGCTTATAGTATGAAGAAGATGGCAGCAACCAATAATTTAGTCAGACGAATGCACGCTTGTGAAACTATTGGGGCAGCTACGGTTATTTGTTCTGATAAAACAGGCACATTAACTCAAAATAAAATGCAAGTTGAATCAGTTAATTTTCCTTGCCTTAATTATTATGATATTGAAGAAAAAAAAGTATATCAGAATCTAATTTTTGAGTCTATTTGTGCTAACAGTACCGTAGACTTAGAAAGAAAGGCAGATCATATTGTTAACCCGATTGGAAATGTTACTGAGGGGGCTTTATTATTGTGGTTAGAGGATCAAGATATTGATTATCTCACCTATCGTCAAAATTTTAAGTTACAGTCAAGAATTCCCTTTTTAGCCGAGAATAAATATATGGCAACGGCAGGTAAATCGGCAATTATTGACAAGAATATTATCTATGTAAAAGGTGCGCCTGAAATCATTTTATCTCGATGTTCTCATCAACTCACTGAAGAAGGAATAAGGAAATTAGATTGTATAAATTCCTGTTTAGAAACTATCCATGAATATCAAAAACGAGGCATGAGAGTTTTAGGATTTGCTTATCATTCTTTAGAGACTGAACCGACTGAAGAAATAATTAATAATTTAGATCATGATTTAACTTGGTTAGGATTTGTTGCTATTACCGATCCCTTACGTCTTGATGTTAAAGCAGCGATTCAACGTTGCTTAAGCTCAGGCATTGAAATCAAAATTGTGACAGGAGATAGTCAAAAAACAGCAGAAGAAATTGCCAGACAAATTAATTTATATTCCTTCGAAGAAAAAGAAAATAATCCTCAGCTTCATTTAACAGGTTATGAATTTAATCAACTGAATGATCAAGAAGCAAAAGAAGTAATTAAAACCTTAAAAGTGCTATCAAGGGCAACCCCATTAGATAAACTAAGATTGGTGAAACTCCTGCAAGAAAATGGGGAAGTTGTGGCAGTAACTGGTGATGGAACGAATGATGCAGCCGCTTTAAAACAGGCTCAAGTAGGGTTATCAATGGGTAGTGGAACAGCTATTGCCAAAGAAGCTAGTGATATGATTTTATTAGATGATTCTTTTAGTAGTATTGTCACGGCTGTGATGTGGGGACGCTCTTTATACGAAAATATTCAACGGTTTTTAGTATTTCAATTAACCATTAATATTGTGGCTTTAGGAATTGCGTTTTTGGGGCCATTTATTGGGATTAATTTACCCTTAACAGTGACACAAATGTTATGGATTAATTTAATCATGGATACGTTTGCTGCTTTAGCATTAGCAACGGAACCCCCCCATCAAAGTGTTATGAATAAGCCTCCTCGTCATCCCCAAGATTTTATTATTTCGTCGAGAATGTTCAAAATTATTGTGGGTACAGGTCTAATATTTTTGCTCTTTTTAATGGGATTTTTGGCTTATTTACAAGGGGATGGAATGGTTAATGCTTATGAATTATCTGTCTTTTTTGCAGTATTTGTCTTTTTACAACTATGGAATTTATTTAACACCCGTTGCTTCGGTTTAAAGCAATGGTTTGGGTCAGGAATAGGCAAAAATAAAGCTTTTTTAGGGATTGTTGCTGTGATTTTTCTCGGCCAAATTGCTATTATTCAATGGGGTGGTAAAGTATTTAGAACTGTCCCCCTTTCTTTACAAGATTGGCTCTGGGTTATTATGGGGACTTCTGTTGTATTATGGATAGGTGAGTTATGGCGTTTTCAACTTAGGATGAAAGATTTAATCGATGATGAAACCCTGAAGGGTTAAGGTATAAAAATAAAGTCCGCCTTCGCGGACTAATTTTAAAGATCAAGATAATTATTTGCTAGAATCGCCACTATAGGGTTGTACACCAATAGCAGGAGGAGCATTGTCATGATCGGGGCTAAATGCTTCAGCGATCGCCTCCGCTAATTTACTAAAAAAACCTGGTTTTTGCTTTAACTCATCTAAGGCTTCATCCACGTTTTTTGAGGAAAATTTAAAGCCCTCTTTTTGAGCTAATGTGGTTAACTCATCGGGATTTTTAACAGTTTGTAACTTATCTTTGAGGTCTTGATTTTGGGCGGCCTCATTCAGAAATTCAAGAACTTTCTCTTTAGCCATAATAATCACTGATGGGGTAACAATCCTAACGAATCTTCTGTTAAGTATTGAGCCAAAGATCCGCTTTGCACTTCCATTATAGCTTGCATTTTATTCTCTCAATCTTCTGCAAAGCAAAACTTAACCGACAAATTATCATGAATTAGGAATCGTCATTATTCCTTCACTGACTAAAACTGATGCCCCTCCGACGCGAATTTTAGTAATTTCCCCTTGTTTTTTCTCAGTAAACACTTCTAAAATGCTAGGTCTGCCCATTTCAAAACCCTGTTCAACCCGCCAATGTAGGGTTCCCTCGGTTAAGGGTTCACGAATGCCTAAATAGCCCCCTAATGCGGTTGCTGCTGCCCCCGTTGCGGGATCTTCTAAAATACCCATTGCAGGGGCAAACATCCGCGATCGCAAGTCAGATCCTTCTCCTTCAGGATCGCAACAAAAAACATAGACAGATGGGGCCCAAGTTTGGGATAAAATCTTTTGCCAGTAGTCGTGGTTAAATTTAATTTTAGCTAATATTTCTCGGTTTTTGAGGGGAACAAAGAGAAAGGGAACCCCACAGGAAACAGCTTGGGGTGAATAGTCATCATTTCTCAAGTCTTGGGGGTCTAACCCTAAGATTAAGCTAAGTTCAGAAATTGATGGGGTTGATGACTGAAATTCTGGCAATTGTGCGGCGGTTAATTCAGTATAGACTGGCTTTCCTGCTACAGTTTTAATATTAACAGGAACTAAACCCACTCCTTCCTCAAAAATAATACTAAAGTCTTCTGCTGCGGCAGAAATTTCCCCAATAGCAGTTAAAATATAGGCA
This genomic window from Crocosphaera sp. UHCC 0190 contains:
- a CDS encoding PhzF family phenazine biosynthesis protein yields the protein MNQYKFYTADVFTDEIFGGNQLAILPQATGLNSQQMQKIAAEFNYSETVFVLPPETPTGTRKLRIFTPGTELPFAGHPTVGTAYILTAIGEISAAAEDFSIIFEEGVGLVPVNIKTVAGKPVYTELTAAQLPEFQSSTPSISELSLILGLDPQDLRNDDYSPQAVSCGVPFLFVPLKNREILAKIKFNHDYWQKILSQTWAPSVYVFCCDPEGEGSDLRSRMFAPAMGILEDPATGAAATALGGYLGIREPLTEGTLHWRVEQGFEMGRPSILEVFTEKKQGEITKIRVGGASVLVSEGIMTIPNS
- a CDS encoding calcium-translocating P-type ATPase, PMCA-type, encoding MVSPDTSDRPLIDRGLTAEQVRLSRHRYGSNSLTPPQRKPWWHLYLEKFADPVIRILMIAAIIALGIGIFQNEYAEALGILMAIFLSTTLAFFNEYKANQAFELLNHVYDQTPIKVIRDGKFAQIPRQDLVVGDIVFAEQGDEVPADGELLEAVALLVDQSKITGESNPIKKLAKTSGNFDLSHNGTYPPFYVHRSTIVAQGHGVFQVTAVGDRSEIGQLAQAVISIEDGQLTPLNLQLEKLSQLIGIVGLLIASLTFFSLLLRGFWTQEINLISSQVYLLFLLIFSAIMALIPVWLPILEDGVNALNISLNFSRFLPNNSLIQWLISLGLGSLLLMGGIAVSYLGEWNIPLGTVWLPKEVGISLLNYFMVAVTIIVVAVPEGLAMSVTLSLAYSMKKMAATNNLVRRMHACETIGAATVICSDKTGTLTQNKMQVESVNFPCLNYYDIEEKKVYQNLIFESICANSTVDLERKADHIVNPIGNVTEGALLLWLEDQDIDYLTYRQNFKLQSRIPFLAENKYMATAGKSAIIDKNIIYVKGAPEIILSRCSHQLTEEGIRKLDCINSCLETIHEYQKRGMRVLGFAYHSLETEPTEEIINNLDHDLTWLGFVAITDPLRLDVKAAIQRCLSSGIEIKIVTGDSQKTAEEIARQINLYSFEEKENNPQLHLTGYEFNQLNDQEAKEVIKTLKVLSRATPLDKLRLVKLLQENGEVVAVTGDGTNDAAALKQAQVGLSMGSGTAIAKEASDMILLDDSFSSIVTAVMWGRSLYENIQRFLVFQLTINIVALGIAFLGPFIGINLPLTVTQMLWINLIMDTFAALALATEPPHQSVMNKPPRHPQDFIISSRMFKIIVGTGLIFLLFLMGFLAYLQGDGMVNAYELSVFFAVFVFLQLWNLFNTRCFGLKQWFGSGIGKNKAFLGIVAVIFLGQIAIIQWGGKVFRTVPLSLQDWLWVIMGTSVVLWIGELWRFQLRMKDLIDDETLKG
- a CDS encoding Nif11-like leader peptide family natural product precursor yields the protein MAKEKVLEFLNEAAQNQDLKDKLQTVKNPDELTTLAQKEGFKFSSKNVDEALDELKQKPGFFSKLAEAIAEAFSPDHDNAPPAIGVQPYSGDSSK